The Spirochaetota bacterium genome includes the window CCTTTTAATTTCAATCAGATGGAAATCGAAATGCCCGCTCATCAGAGTAAAGTGTTTGTCGATTGTTGCAAGCGATAAATTATGCCTGATCACATGCTGGAGGAGTATAAGGTCGGGGATTCCGACATTGTTGATGCCGTTTTTCATGTTGATTGTCTGAAAATCGATAATTTCCTTCCAGTCGATCACAATCGGGTTGGCACGAACGGCCATCAAAGTCTCTATGAGGTTCGACTCATTTTTTATCTTCAGCGAAGGGATAAGTTCGGCCAGTATCAGATCGTTGGTGCATATTTGATTATTATCAATAAAACCGTTCAATAGCCCGGCATCAACGGCATTAGAACCGCGAAAGTACTCGATCCAGACCGAGGTATCGATCAGAACACAGGTCATCTTTCCCGCAACCTGTCGATATCGATGTCCAATTGTACTTTGCCTTGATAGTTCTTGATGTTTTTTACTTTTTCCCTCTGAATCAGATTGGTCAGGGCTTCTTTAATGACATCGGTTTTTGTTTTGCTGTTTGTAAGCTTCATTGCTTCAGCGATCAGGTTTTCGGGCAGATCGATAGTCGTTCTCATGGCTATTCCTCTTTATGCATAAAATACGATAAATATATGTATTGTCAAGATAAATAATATGCACACGGGAAGAATGCCGCACTATCAAAAAATAATGCCCCTCTCTTTTATAAAAAAGAGAGGGGGCACCGGGGTGAGTTCAGAACACCAGGTTAAAACCGCCCATCACGAAATTACGAGTGCCTTCCGAGGACGAATACGCGTCGCCCGGCAGGAACAGGCCGTAATTCACGAAGAAGGCCAGGTCGCTGAAGATCGCCCAGCGAAGCGAGAGATCGGCGCCGTGTCCGAGGAAGCGTTCGTCGAGCGGGCCTTCGCCGACGGAGGCGGTGGCCTCGGGCTTGTCTTTCATATAGTAGCTGTAGCGCGCGATGACGTTCAGGCGCTTCAGCCAGGCCTTTTCCGAGGCGTAGAAGGGCAGAAGCGAGAAGCCGAGCCGCGCTATGTGGAGGTTCCTGAGCTGCGGCCGCAGGGCGAATCCGCCGACATAGGTGCCGAAATAGGTAAAGCTGGTGTCGTCGGTGTTCGTGATCGCGGTGTCGTCATCGCCCGAGCCGTACGCGTACTGAAAGAGGAGCGCCGGATTGTAGGCCGCGTCGAAATAGTAATTGAGGCCGAACAATCCGGCCATCGCCTTGACGGTGTCCTTTTCGCCGGTCGTGGAATACCTGATATAGCTTTCGCCCATCTGGTAGATGAACTCGGTGTAGTAATCCATGCCGTCGAGGATAAGGCCCTTGAGGCCGGCCCCGTAATACTGCGAGTCGTACCGGCTCTTGGTGCCCGCTTCCTCATCCTGCCGGTCCATCTGCATAAGGGCGAGGAGATAGAAAGTCTGGTTGACGAAACCCCGCTCGATCGTGCCGCCGGCGAATACGCGCTTTGCCCCGTCGGTGAAATCCTTGCCCGAAAGCCCGTAGGGGTTCTGGTCCTTGTCGAGAAGCCCGGTATACACGCCGAAGGCCTTTATGTCCACGAAACGGCTGTAGATGTTAAGCTCGGCCCCGTCGCCGCGACCGTTGAAGGCGAGGCCCGTGCCGAGGATGAAGTACTTGCGCCCGGCTGCGAAGCGCAGCGTCCCGCCGGGTGTGGCCATCTGTATGAAGGCGAGGTCCAGGTCGATGGTGTTCTCGCTTTCGGGCTTGGTGCGGTTCTTCTCCATCAGCCCGGTGAGGTAAACGTCCTTGCCGCGAACGTAAATAAAGCTGTTCTTCCACAGGGTGCTCTGCATCCAGAGGCGCGCCGTGGTGA containing:
- a CDS encoding PIN domain-containing protein, with the protein product MTCVLIDTSVWIEYFRGSNAVDAGLLNGFIDNNQICTNDLILAELIPSLKIKNESNLIETLMAVRANPIVIDWKEIIDFQTINMKNGINNVGIPDLILLQHVIRHNLSLATIDKHFTLMSGHFDFHLIEIKRR
- a CDS encoding type II toxin-antitoxin system VapB family antitoxin gives rise to the protein MRTTIDLPENLIAEAMKLTNSKTKTDVIKEALTNLIQREKVKNIKNYQGKVQLDIDIDRLRER
- a CDS encoding alginate export family protein, which translates into the protein MRHPARITLTLTLLLVLFSAAGSLFAQAAPPIGEDLSYDLNADPQMRPAPAAWKPFTLSYGGWITPVIIDERRGTDSALTTSVTTARLWMQSTLWKNSFIYVRGKDVYLTGLMEKNRTKPESENTIDLDLAFIQMATPGGTLRFAAGRKYFILGTGLAFNGRGDGAELNIYSRFVDIKAFGVYTGLLDKDQNPYGLSGKDFTDGAKRVFAGGTIERGFVNQTFYLLALMQMDRQDEEAGTKSRYDSQYYGAGLKGLILDGMDYYTEFIYQMGESYIRYSTTGEKDTVKAMAGLFGLNYYFDAAYNPALLFQYAYGSGDDDTAITNTDDTSFTYFGTYVGGFALRPQLRNLHIARLGFSLLPFYASEKAWLKRLNVIARYSYYMKDKPEATASVGEGPLDERFLGHGADLSLRWAIFSDLAFFVNYGLFLPGDAYSSSEGTRNFVMGGFNLVF